A stretch of DNA from Glycine max cultivar Williams 82 chromosome 18, Glycine_max_v4.0, whole genome shotgun sequence:
AAACCGAGGCGATAAACAACAGATTGTCCCTACCGTGGTTAATGAGGAGCATATCTATATTTGGTGAATACTACAAAAATGCAAAAGTTGAATGGAAGGAAGAAAATTGAAGACGTGTATGGTTCTCAAGACAAAAGAAGATTTAGAGCAAAAGTAATTTTGtgaaggaataaaataaaataaaaattttgttattaaaagagtaatttaaaatgaaattagcaGTGGAGTAGTTACTAGGACAGTTGGTGATGCTGGCGTTTTTGACGTTGCAAACAGAAGGGAGCTGAAGCAGCTTGGCCTCTTGAATGCCCAAGCTTTTGACCTGTGGGCTACCCTTGTGGGTCTCTTGAATGATGTAGCACAAGCACTCTGGGTTGCTCTCCTTTATGGCCGTGGCGGCGTCGCAACATTCCTTTTTGGGCATTTCTTCCTTCCCCGTCGCGAAGTTCAGACACGGTATTACCTTCTGAATCACCGCCGAACACTTGGTTGCCAAGTCATCCGCAGCAGTCGCAGACCCACAACATCCCATCATCACCACCACTAACAGCCCCAGCCCCATAAACTCCACTCTCTTCATCTTCTTAATCGCAACAACTCTGCTCTGCCTTTGTTTCCAAAATCCAATGCCTGCTCCTCTCTATTTAATGCCATGACCCCGCTCTTCTAATATTGGACGGTAGCTAAACGCCgttactttaatttatttttctcaccaCAATTCTAACTATAGCTATTACTATTACTTTCAGTTTAACAAATTACTGGTACGActtttatatatgtattgttTCTTTCTAAAAATCACTAAAAGTTTTCGTTTTCATAAGGGAGTAGTAGTGACAGTTACCGATACTTAATAGTCTTTAATATCCGGGCAGGCACTATGCCAATGGAAATCTTGGTATTCAATTTTCTAACACGTTCCTTAATACTACTTGAAGTTAGCACGAGAGATATTAGttactattattaattatataaaaatatcatatatgtgCTCTCTGATATCGAATTATATTTCCATCATGCACGCTTAACTCATACATCTTTTGCGTGAGGTTTAAAGTTTGTGTATCCCCCAAATCGGTATACCCTCCCAAATAGGATCATATTTCGATCCCTACACATGCTGTGCTTCAAGTTATGGTGTAGTGAACCCTCATATTATATCATATTTCAATCCATACATAATTTCCACACATTTCATGCTTGAGGTTAGGAATTGTGTACCTGGATCAGTTGATGTTCATGTCTTGGTCCACAACCCTCTTTATAGGGACTCacttgatcatttttttttttatatcagatCTAATCCAATTACTTTTAAGAGTGATTGTGCCATAAAATATCATGATCCTAATTATGTATTGAAATTCCCAGATATGATGAAACAATTTGATACACCACAATAATTCAATTAGTGGGTAGTAGAAAAGGACATTCAATAAATAACAGGACATATCTCACTAGAATGTTATGCATTAGGTTATCTCTACTCAGGAGAATTTTTTTCGtaacaatattaaatttaaaaaatatataactactataatttatattaatttgaaaaataccttatataatttgtaaagtttaagattgaatcatttaaataaattattttttaaataactttacTCATTTATACTCTAATGGCAAATGTACGTCATTAAGGTAACTTTTTTTGGGGAAGGAGTGGCTGTGATGGTGCCGTGAAGCATAGGAACGGAGAcggaaataattaataaatgaggGAAGCAGGTAGTCGTTGGAATGAAATTAAGAGCTCACTGTTTCAGCTTATGACATTGGAGTTTATGGGAACGACAGATACTATAAATAGCATTGTTTTTCAACCACTACGTGTCATGTCGACCTCGCTATTTAATTGTCCACGTGGCATAATTGTGGGGTACTAAATTACATGCAACATACTCTAAAGTTTGTTGGATGTTGAACTTTCCTTCTAAGTTTTGAATGCGTTGGGGTAATTTATTTGGACTTATATTACTTctataatttacaattttactcagctattgtaaattattttaataaatttttaaataatttgtgtaaaatagtttattattattttataatataaacctATGTAATAAACACTTATTCGCGAAAGTATTTACGCAGAAGAGTGGTTGTGCTTGTAAGATGACGATCGACTTTCCGAGTATAGAAACTAAGCATATGGATGAATGTAGTTTGGATTTAGAAGGGaagcaattaaaaataattcaatttgtttTGATTTAAATTCTAACCAATTGACGCGTAGGCTTCTGGTTTATTGTCCAGTTCCAAATCGACACGAGCCCCACGCCTCTGTCCCAGCCAACTCAGTGCTATTGGTCGAAATTGGAATGCATTGATGACTATATGGGGTTTGGGATTTCTGTACTAGATACATTTCTTTTTTGAGACTAGTCAAGAAAACTATATTTCACCTTGTATTTTTACTAGCGTAATTAGTGTCTCTTGCACCAATTCTGAATGATAAATCATGAACACTGACTCAAGTGGATtggttaataaatttaaagtataaatatttttattgaaagataaaaaattatatatatatatatatatatatatatatatatatatatatatattacacttTCTTatgatttacataataaatatttttttcttttaatttttaatcaatatatcATAAGGGACTGGTTAAGAAGattcatattaaatttatagtaGATGAGGTTTGGTATTatgttttaatcaaatttaaaaatttatttaattaaccaTTATTGATCTTTAAtgaggaaaattatttgataaattattgatatgaaattcatcgaggaaatgattattttgGTCTCTAAGTTATAAATCAgtgacaatttaatttttaaaatatatttttttctcttaaaatgaCTACagatttagtttttgaaaaaaattcaaattgatttattttcaatgagatattaaaatatttattataattttgtcctATAATAAATAACGTTGTCTTTAAAGACTTAATAAtacatttattgaaattaagagagaaatcattaatattttagtaaaattgttctctaataaatgttaattcttttttaatacttgtttatttttttgtgtaaaaaaaaccttaaatatTAGTGATTTTGAGATGGAGGGGTAATTTATGATTTGGGTTATGTTCAATTAGTCATTTTAGTTagtttctaactttttatagtaattaaaaaacttgtttgactggtttgtaaataattaattttttcttaatagtTTCTAATGTCGTTATTttgaagtaacattttttaaaactccaATTTCTAGTATTCTTATATTTCTTACATTGTTATTCTCAACATATTTAACCAATTTCTTAGTTaccatttttaaatgaaattataattatatttttttatcattttatatttttcagttaCTTCAACAATTAAACTAATTTGACCGAACACttgtaatttaataagttagttGTTCAGTTTCCAGCTTTGAATTACTAACTAACTTTTcagttaattttgttaaacataATCTTAATCTgttaaagtataaaaagtataaCAATTACGTCACTTCATTAAGTTTCGTGAGACTAATTTATCATTAAGTTGTAAGACATAATACAATTAATGTCATACTTTTTATACATTTAGAAACTAAAtcaaaaaatttcattcattcatataCTAAATTATCACAAGAAATGCTAACACCACACTCTTTTAAACATATTCtctattattggttaaaatttattaaaaatcataaatttgtgTAAGTCTCATCTCTCATTTAATAACTATCtctcctattttattttatttttttgttttcaataagtTTTAGCCAAGGAGAAAGCGTGTATTAGGAGGAGTGTGTTGTTGACACTTTTCAACTATCATTAGTTTACacattcaaaatccaaaatatcatttatccaaattttatttttaaaaattaacactaaaatatttcaatttatgtgtgcatttaaaatttcaaaacactATTGATTACTCTATtttgttgttaatttattaCTGTCTTGCTCCTTCTATCTCAAAATAAGTTTGTTATTTTACgcattaataaaaactaataaataaacaaataaaattaataattttataaaattgacttTATTATTGGTGCTCCATTCAAAAGTTAAAGTGACATATATGCACTTGTTAgtgaaaaaacaattaatgcTAGTATATTACCTTGAAAGTTTGAGATGACACTTATTTTGTGATACAATGTTTTTCTTCGtctcaaatataatatttattttaagatgggtgaagtattttttttagataaatattatgcaatatcttaataaaattagttaagaaagtaaaaaggaaatatattttattgaaatgtgctaaaatacattttcctatgatttttaatgcatttttttagttcaacacattggttaaaaaatacCCTACaccattattatcattaaaaattgtgttgttagtaaaaaaaaaaatatataaatcacaAGTGTCATTCACAAAAGACAATAATTTTCGATGCGGATATAACTATCATAAAAGTTCTCCTTTCGAGTTAATTGTATCTGTGTATCTAAGATTTCAATATgaaattattgattaatttggaacaaatttgtaCATATGTACTTGGTGGTTTTTCTTTTGAAGGTAAGCTACTACTTCCGCAGGACCTAAATATATATAAGCAAAACCTAATCAATTATtacgttaattaaaaaatttaatttatatcatttaattttattatctgTATTtaagaaatgatattttttcttctgaatTTACCTTTATTAAAACTTgacatcaaaaaataaaaaaatataaacttaattaattgaagagtaattttaaaatagtttcatTAAACATGCTAATGtagttaaaatttgtttgtatttgaatttaatttttttcttatatttagatTGAGATTAAGTAATTCATAAGTTTCCTTTTAATTTAATCACTTctataagaaaaaatttatttcaatttatctatacatctattttttttataaactaatttaattaccAGTATTTTTCAGCCATACCTTTatctctacttttttttaagtattttgaaAAATGATCGTAAATGAAAGAGAATCATTAGTAAAAATTAAGCTGGgaaattataattaactttaatattagcaaatatattaattacattattaacttgtacgttctttttttttttttgaagaagccAACATAACACTTGTGCGTTATCTATCAAAGTagatatacaaaaataatataaaagagtgttttattcataattaaaatcaagaatttggaaatataatttatttaataaacagCCAGTTACAGTATTACACGAATTCTTGATTCTTAATATATTTCGTGTTTTACGAAGTAATAAAAATGCACATTTTTTCGGTGAATTGAAATATATTACATTTAAAACGGTTTATcgatacgttttttttttttataaaaagaataatataacaaattaaaaaaaagaaaaaattaagtaataatattgataaaaaaaaacacgtgaaaataaatgtaaaatgacATGATACTACTATAAGATTAAGATTAGTGAATTCCAAAATGTCTGAATTCCATTCTTATTGGCATTTGCCAGTAGTGGCCCCCACACCCCTGCTACTATACAATTGGTATATTCATGTAATCATTGTCCTAACCCCAATATTTAGTCATAAGGTATCactcaaaaaaggaaaaataaattaaatatctcATATTCTCAGTTTTTGTCTCCTACGTACCTCGCATTATATTGGTTGCGCTGCCAATTCTCCTCATTACATTTGACAAAATCAAACCACCTTTCcttaaaacacaaaaaaactcCCTCTTTCCAATCACTGCCTCCTCACTCCGTGCTACATGTTCCATAACACAACACGCACATACATAATTAACACCATATCTCACCTCACCTTATCACACACATGCAACAACACAAAGGTAACAAGGAgctttaaaaaacaaatgatgAAGAACCGTTATCCGTTGCCGGAGAGACGGTGGTTCGTGGCTATGGCCGTCGTGGGCTTGATCGCCACGGCGATGTTCCTCACCAACGCGATCCGAACCTCGGAAACCTCGTACTTGTGCCCGGGCGCGCTCGGGATCCGAAGCAAAACCCGAACCGAATTCAGCTACGACGCGTCACCGATCCAGCTCCGCGCGATTCTCCACTACGCGACCTCGCGCGTGGTTCCGCAACAATCGGTGTCGGAGATCAAGATCAGTTTGGACGTGATTAAATCACTGGGCCGGCCCATTAACTTCCTCGTCTTCGGGCTGGGCCACGACTCCCTCATGTGGGCCTCATTCAACCCGGGCGGCACCACTGTGTTCCTCGAGGAGGACCCGAAGTGGGTCCACTCGATCCTTAAAGACGCGCCGGGCCTGCGGGCCCATACTGTGCGTTACCGCACGCAGCTACGCGACGCGAAGGGGCTTCTCACCTCGTACCGCTCCGAACCTTCGTGTTCTCCCACGAAGGCGTACCTGCGAGGCAACGAAGCGTGCAAGCTGGCGCTGGAGAATCTTCCCGACGAGGTTTACGAGACCGAGTGGGACTTGATAATGATTGACGCGCCGAAGGGGTATTTCGCGGAGGCGCCGGGGAGGATGGCGGCGGTGTTCTCCGCCGCGGTGATGGCGAGGAACAGGAAGGGATCGGGTGTGACGCACGTGTTTTTGCATGACGTGGATCGGAAGGTGGAGAAGGTGTACGCGGAGGAGTTTCTTTGTAGGAAGAACTTGGTCAAGGGTGTTGGAAGGCTTTGGCACTTCCAGATACCTCCTTCTAACGACACACATGCTTCTCGTTTCTGCTAGAAACTTTGTGTTCACCTCCTCCGCTAACAATTTCTATGATGCGTCgtcatcatttttgtttctttcttcccttgTTAGGGTATCATGTGGTGTGGCATGCATAGGAACAG
This window harbors:
- the LOC100791951 gene encoding probable methyltransferase At1g27930, whose amino-acid sequence is MFHNTTRTYIINTISHLTLSHTCNNTKVTRSFKKQMMKNRYPLPERRWFVAMAVVGLIATAMFLTNAIRTSETSYLCPGALGIRSKTRTEFSYDASPIQLRAILHYATSRVVPQQSVSEIKISLDVIKSLGRPINFLVFGLGHDSLMWASFNPGGTTVFLEEDPKWVHSILKDAPGLRAHTVRYRTQLRDAKGLLTSYRSEPSCSPTKAYLRGNEACKLALENLPDEVYETEWDLIMIDAPKGYFAEAPGRMAAVFSAAVMARNRKGSGVTHVFLHDVDRKVEKVYAEEFLCRKNLVKGVGRLWHFQIPPSNDTHASRFC
- the LOC100305718 gene encoding Non-specific lipid transfer protein GPI-anchored 1-like precursor (The RefSeq protein has 1 substitution compared to this genomic sequence), which produces MKRVEFMGLGLLVVVMMGCCGSATAADDLATKCSAVIQKVIPCLNFATGKEEMPKKECCDAATAIKESNPECLCYIIQETHKGSPQVKSLGIQEAKLLQLPSVCNVKNASITNCPKLLGLSPSSPDAAIFTSNSSKTTPSAPTTTNSQTTTPQSQNASHGSMVQPSSTVTYVMAMALAIVLVAVPTETVSIYT